From a region of the Halomonas sp. HL-93 genome:
- a CDS encoding DUF1330 domain-containing protein, translated as MTAYVVMIKEHTHDSDEMERYSEKAKAAREGHDPEPLAFYGDFKVLEGSAMEGAVILRFPDMAAARAWYESPAYQEARQHRFQGADYRVFIVDGIKGV; from the coding sequence ATGACCGCTTATGTGGTAATGATCAAAGAGCACACCCACGACAGTGACGAAATGGAGCGCTACAGCGAAAAGGCCAAAGCCGCCCGCGAAGGCCACGACCCGGAACCGCTCGCGTTCTACGGCGATTTTAAAGTGCTCGAAGGTAGCGCCATGGAAGGGGCCGTCATTCTACGCTTTCCCGATATGGCCGCCGCCCGCGCCTGGTATGAAAGCCCCGCCTACCAGGAAGCCCGCCAGCACCGTTTTCAGGGGGCAGACTATCGGGTGTTTATCGTGGATGGCATCAAGGGCGTCTAG
- a CDS encoding MFS transporter yields the protein MLFAIPRRWLVLFAVMLAFLPVVIDMTILHIAMPSLTPALGATGTEVLWIIDIYPLLMAGLLVPMGTLADRVGTRRVLLTGLVVFGVASLLAAFSTTPSMLIGARVLLAMGGSMIMPCVLGVIRKTFEDERERAMALGLWGTVGAAGAAVGPLIGGVLLEHYWWGSVFLINVPIMLVVAPVAYALLPRLEDTTPGKWALGQALILLVGIIAVVYGIKSGVGAGQPLWRVGLVLSLGLAMLAWFTRIQLRSAMPMLDLSLFRHPAIVAGMVMALVASGALAGVELTLAQELQYVLDKTPLQAGVFMVPIMAAAAVGGPVAGDLSNRFGLRLVASMSMALAAASLAYLAHADLHAPGWPVPSALAVLGLTLSIGLTASSIAIMGAVDASKGGSAGALEATGYELGSGLGITLFGVFMTSVYTRTIVLPPHLESALGAQATRSISDSIVVAQRLDAARADALITAAKAAFSTTHSILLTAAAMLIALLSVAVFLILGSHPDKIGAHG from the coding sequence ATGCTTTTTGCTATCCCAAGACGTTGGCTGGTCCTGTTTGCCGTAATGCTGGCTTTTTTGCCCGTTGTCATCGACATGACGATCCTGCACATCGCCATGCCCTCGCTGACGCCGGCGCTCGGTGCCACGGGCACCGAGGTGCTGTGGATCATCGACATCTACCCGTTGCTGATGGCGGGCCTGCTGGTGCCGATGGGCACGTTGGCCGATCGCGTCGGCACGCGCCGTGTGCTGCTGACCGGTCTCGTTGTGTTCGGGGTGGCGTCGCTACTGGCGGCATTCTCGACGACACCCAGCATGTTGATCGGTGCTCGAGTGCTGCTTGCCATGGGAGGATCGATGATCATGCCCTGTGTTCTGGGCGTCATCCGCAAGACCTTCGAGGACGAGCGCGAACGCGCGATGGCGCTTGGCCTATGGGGAACGGTCGGTGCCGCAGGTGCGGCAGTCGGCCCATTGATTGGCGGCGTCTTGCTGGAACATTACTGGTGGGGCTCGGTGTTCCTCATCAATGTGCCCATCATGCTAGTGGTGGCACCGGTCGCCTATGCACTGCTGCCACGCCTCGAGGATACGACACCAGGAAAATGGGCGTTAGGTCAGGCCCTGATCCTGCTTGTTGGTATCATCGCGGTGGTCTATGGCATCAAGTCTGGGGTGGGGGCGGGGCAGCCGCTGTGGCGCGTAGGGTTGGTGCTCTCCTTGGGTTTGGCGATGCTGGCCTGGTTTACACGTATCCAGTTGCGTTCGGCGATGCCGATGCTGGATTTGTCGCTATTTCGTCATCCGGCCATCGTCGCCGGCATGGTGATGGCGCTAGTAGCGTCCGGCGCCTTGGCAGGTGTCGAGCTGACGCTGGCGCAAGAGCTGCAGTATGTACTGGACAAGACGCCGTTGCAGGCGGGCGTTTTCATGGTACCGATCATGGCGGCCGCTGCGGTCGGTGGTCCCGTTGCGGGCGATCTGTCCAACCGGTTTGGCTTACGGCTGGTCGCCAGCATGTCGATGGCGCTCGCGGCAGCCTCTCTGGCCTATCTGGCGCATGCCGACCTCCATGCGCCTGGCTGGCCAGTACCGTCAGCGCTGGCCGTGCTGGGGCTGACCCTCAGCATCGGTCTGACGGCATCCTCGATCGCGATCATGGGAGCCGTGGATGCCAGTAAGGGCGGGTCGGCGGGGGCTTTGGAAGCCACCGGCTATGAATTGGGCAGTGGGCTTGGCATTACCTTGTTCGGGGTTTTCATGACCAGCGTGTACACCAGAACCATTGTGCTGCCTCCACACTTGGAGTCTGCCCTCGGTGCACAGGCTACGCGCTCGATCAGCGACAGCATCGTCGTGGCGCAACGGCTCGACGCAGCCCGGGCTGACGCGCTCATCACGGCCGCGAAGGCGGCATTCTCTACCACGCATTCGATTCTGTTGACGGCCGCTGCAATGCTCATCGCCCTGCTTTCTGTGGCAGTGTTTCTGATACTTGGTAGCCACCCAGACAAGATAGGTGCTCATGGGTGA
- a CDS encoding TonB-dependent siderophore receptor yields MTDSSSRVRCHANRLRWQQTTAAILCGTTLFTLPMIGSAQETADGSDSNEDYRLSPIIVNAQAYADDDANSIMAQELWVGGKVATSILDTPASVSVITEKEIEQRDANTTEDVLQYTPGVITEYYATDDRNDYFKIRGFQATTYRDGLTLGSMRGVREEPYAYERVEVLRGANSTLFGPADPGGSVNFVSKRPKFERFGEGYLSYGSFDRKEAGLDVGDTLNDSETLAYRFTGKIQDSDREYDHSEDDNEFLMGGLTWEPTDYTTATVMLDHLSRDSTPNSGGYPFDREYSRSEFFGEPDYNFHDVERTSMTGQLTHDFDNGLTLRGNLRYSDLTDDYGYVYLTDSVDRVGTVVNRGYLGSDSEAQELIGNAILQYDARFGEVDSSTLAGVEYRDASSEGTSVYAPGSSIDISNPVYSGAPSSLTVYNSEEQDYETRSVFVQQNLSFFDRFIVTGGLRNDALDLSSTDLLSDTTSSDDFSETSVRGALTYRVTDEVSTYVSMVESVAPPEVGVTPERGEQYEVGVKYAPFGMNALFSASVYELNKDDVTIAVVQDNGTIERENIGESQVHGLDLEAKAELTDNLSLTGGYSYMESEVKRGTLQDGTSLEGNEFTEAPKHTASIWTHYALPNQDMSVGLGARYTDAYYFDAANTSKSDAATLFDASFSYQLNQDTDLTVNVSNLLDEQHVVGSGTADFYNQGREVVAKVSYRW; encoded by the coding sequence ATGACTGATAGCAGTAGCCGCGTCCGATGCCATGCGAATCGCTTACGGTGGCAGCAGACCACTGCCGCCATTTTGTGCGGCACGACGCTGTTCACTCTTCCCATGATTGGGAGTGCCCAAGAGACAGCCGACGGCAGTGACAGTAACGAGGATTATCGTCTCTCCCCCATTATCGTTAACGCCCAGGCCTACGCGGATGATGATGCAAACTCGATAATGGCCCAAGAGCTGTGGGTGGGCGGCAAAGTCGCGACCAGTATTCTCGATACTCCCGCTTCTGTGTCGGTCATTACGGAAAAGGAGATTGAGCAGCGGGACGCTAATACCACCGAGGACGTTCTTCAATATACGCCAGGGGTTATCACCGAGTACTACGCAACTGATGACCGTAACGATTATTTCAAGATCCGCGGCTTCCAGGCGACTACTTACCGCGACGGGCTGACGCTGGGCTCCATGCGCGGTGTTCGCGAGGAACCCTACGCCTATGAGCGTGTTGAAGTGCTGCGTGGCGCCAACTCTACCTTGTTTGGCCCCGCCGATCCGGGCGGCTCGGTAAACTTCGTGAGCAAACGGCCAAAGTTTGAGCGTTTTGGAGAAGGCTATCTATCCTATGGCTCATTTGATCGTAAAGAGGCTGGGCTAGATGTAGGCGACACGTTGAATGATAGCGAGACGCTTGCCTATCGCTTCACCGGCAAAATCCAGGATAGTGATCGCGAATACGATCATTCCGAAGATGATAACGAGTTCCTGATGGGCGGCTTGACCTGGGAACCGACGGACTACACCACAGCGACAGTGATGCTGGATCATCTGAGCCGTGACAGTACCCCCAACAGTGGCGGTTATCCATTCGACCGGGAATACAGTCGCAGCGAATTCTTCGGTGAGCCGGACTACAACTTTCACGATGTTGAGCGAACCAGCATGACCGGCCAGCTCACCCATGATTTCGATAATGGGTTAACCCTGCGTGGCAACCTGCGCTATAGCGATCTAACCGACGACTATGGTTATGTTTATTTGACGGACAGTGTTGACCGTGTCGGCACAGTAGTAAACCGCGGCTATCTCGGTTCAGACAGCGAAGCCCAGGAACTGATCGGCAATGCCATCTTGCAATACGATGCCCGGTTCGGTGAGGTCGACAGTAGTACGCTGGCGGGTGTCGAGTATCGTGATGCATCAAGTGAAGGGACGTCCGTTTACGCACCGGGGAGCTCGATCGATATCTCGAACCCGGTTTACAGCGGTGCTCCAAGTAGCCTGACGGTTTACAACAGCGAGGAGCAGGACTACGAGACCCGTTCAGTGTTCGTCCAACAGAACCTGTCGTTCTTCGACCGCTTTATCGTCACGGGTGGGCTACGCAACGACGCTCTCGATCTTTCCAGCACCGATTTGCTCAGTGACACGACTTCTTCCGACGACTTCTCGGAAACCTCCGTTCGGGGGGCATTGACCTACCGTGTCACCGATGAAGTTTCTACCTATGTCAGCATGGTGGAATCGGTCGCGCCACCCGAGGTGGGTGTAACGCCCGAACGCGGCGAGCAGTATGAGGTTGGCGTGAAATATGCGCCGTTTGGCATGAATGCGTTGTTCTCAGCGTCGGTCTATGAGCTGAACAAGGACGATGTCACCATCGCGGTTGTGCAGGATAACGGCACTATCGAGCGCGAAAACATTGGCGAATCTCAGGTTCACGGCCTGGATTTGGAAGCCAAGGCCGAGCTAACCGATAACCTGAGCCTGACGGGTGGCTATTCCTATATGGAGTCTGAAGTGAAGCGCGGTACGCTCCAGGATGGCACTTCGCTCGAGGGCAATGAGTTCACTGAGGCACCGAAACATACGGCCTCAATCTGGACGCATTACGCGCTGCCAAATCAGGATATGAGTGTTGGCCTGGGTGCCCGCTATACGGATGCCTACTACTTTGATGCCGCCAATACGTCCAAGAGCGATGCGGCAACGCTGTTTGATGCGTCTTTCAGCTATCAGCTTAATCAAGACACCGATCTTACCGTCAACGTCAGCAACCTGCTTGACGAGCAGCACGTGGTGGGCTCCGGTACGGCTGACTTTTACAATCAGGGCCGTGAAGTCGTGGCCAAAGTCAGCTATCGCTGGTAA
- a CDS encoding cupin domain-containing protein, producing the protein MTNPEPETFHCDSDETTGYPNSPLPVLIYRDVIDTPDPEARAATFEAMFKRHGWPPSWRYHLYDFDHFHSTAHEVLGIFRGQARARLGGPNGRELMLCEGDVLVLPAGVGHASLEADDDFCMVGAYPPGQKPEIERGDPEQLEAALKRVANVAMPESDPVGGSLTSLWRQDA; encoded by the coding sequence ATGACTAACCCAGAACCCGAAACATTCCATTGCGACAGCGATGAAACGACCGGCTACCCCAACTCCCCACTGCCGGTACTGATCTACCGAGACGTTATCGACACACCTGATCCAGAGGCACGCGCCGCCACGTTCGAAGCCATGTTCAAGCGCCACGGCTGGCCGCCGTCCTGGCGCTACCATCTGTATGACTTTGACCACTTCCACTCCACCGCCCATGAGGTATTGGGCATTTTTCGGGGGCAGGCCCGTGCTCGGCTGGGCGGCCCCAACGGCCGCGAACTGATGCTTTGTGAAGGGGATGTACTGGTGCTGCCCGCAGGCGTTGGGCATGCCAGCCTGGAGGCGGACGATGACTTCTGTATGGTAGGCGCCTACCCACCAGGCCAAAAGCCGGAAATAGAGCGCGGCGACCCGGAACAGCTTGAAGCCGCGCTGAAACGGGTGGCAAACGTGGCGATGCCAGAAAGCGACCCGGTAGGAGGCTCACTCACATCGCTTTGGAGGCAAGACGCTTAA
- a CDS encoding multidrug efflux RND transporter permease subunit: MPQFFIQRPVFAWVVALFIVLLGVMAIPKLPVSHYPSVAPPSVTITATYPGATPKTMNDAVLGLIERELSSVKKLLYFESSADSSGSASVTATFKPGTDPELAQVDVQNKLKAIEPRLPQAVRQDGLSVESASSSFLMIVGLNSDDGRFDELALNDYMARNIVEELRRIDGVGRVQLFGAEQAMRIWIDPDKLIAYDLSVNDLSDAIKEQNAQIVPGSMGTSPAVPGQKVTTLLTAQGQLKTPEAFAAIVLRANVDGSKVVLGDVARIELGAQSYGFSNREDGQPATAAAVQLAPGANAVRTAEGVQARLAELSQSLPAGMNYSIPFNTAPFVKVSIEKVIHTLVEAMVLVFLVMLLFLQKIRYTLIPALVAPIALLGTFTVMLLAGFSINVLTMFGMVLAIGIIVDDAIVVVENVERIMAKERLSPKDATIKAMKEITGAVVGITLVLTVVFIPMAFSSGSVGAIYKQFALAMGVSILFSAFLALTLTPALCASLLKPIEPGHHDKGGFFGWFNQALDRMTGRYESRVGRLVARSGRVMLVFVVIAGVLVFAFRQLPSAFLPEEDQGYFMTSIQLPANATSERTLDVVKAYESYVMSRPAVDGNMSILGFGFSGSGANTALAFTTLKDWGQRDGATAAGEAELAQQAMGELNEGTVMSMLPPAIDELGTKSGFTMFLQDRRNQGPAALKAAETKLLELAAHSKAVSDVYSDGLPEGASIRLDIDRQKAEALGVSFANISEILSTAMGSSYINDFPNEGRMQQVIMQADAAARMQVDDVLKLQVRNSRGDMVPLSEMVMPVWDETPLQMVRYLGYPAASISGSAAAGTSTGEAMAEMERLAQQLPPGFAVAWTGQSLQERQSAAQAPMLVALSILAVFLVLAALYESWSIPLSVILVVPLGLLGAVVAMLLRDLPNDVFFKVGMVTVIGLSTKNAILIVEFAKQLREQGSGLMEAAVEAARLRLRPILMTSLAFGLGVVPLMVAFGASAKTQHAIGTGVFGGMVSGTLLVILFVPVFFVFVMGLQERFNEWRSSRRTGSLQPHNDKER, from the coding sequence ATGCCGCAGTTTTTTATCCAGCGTCCGGTCTTTGCATGGGTGGTCGCGCTGTTCATCGTTTTGCTGGGCGTGATGGCCATTCCGAAGTTGCCGGTCTCTCACTACCCCTCGGTCGCGCCTCCTTCGGTGACCATCACCGCGACTTATCCTGGTGCCACGCCGAAGACCATGAACGATGCCGTGCTCGGTCTCATCGAACGTGAACTGTCCAGCGTCAAGAAGCTGCTGTACTTCGAGTCGTCGGCGGATTCTTCCGGCTCGGCGTCTGTTACCGCCACCTTCAAGCCAGGCACCGACCCGGAGCTGGCGCAAGTGGATGTGCAGAACAAGCTCAAGGCGATCGAGCCTCGGTTACCGCAAGCGGTTCGACAGGATGGGCTGAGCGTCGAATCGGCGTCATCCAGTTTTCTGATGATCGTGGGGCTGAATTCCGATGATGGCCGTTTTGATGAGCTCGCTCTCAACGATTATATGGCACGCAATATCGTCGAGGAGTTGCGACGCATCGACGGAGTCGGTCGTGTGCAGCTGTTCGGTGCCGAGCAGGCGATGCGGATTTGGATAGACCCGGACAAGCTGATTGCTTATGACTTGTCGGTCAACGATCTCTCCGATGCGATCAAGGAGCAGAACGCACAGATCGTGCCGGGCAGTATGGGGACGTCTCCGGCCGTGCCAGGACAAAAAGTCACCACGCTGTTGACCGCGCAAGGGCAATTGAAGACGCCGGAAGCGTTCGCCGCCATCGTCCTTCGCGCGAATGTCGACGGTTCCAAAGTGGTCTTGGGTGATGTGGCTCGCATTGAGTTGGGCGCCCAATCCTACGGTTTTTCCAATCGCGAGGATGGCCAGCCGGCCACGGCAGCGGCTGTACAGCTGGCACCCGGCGCCAATGCGGTCCGTACCGCCGAAGGTGTACAGGCTCGGCTCGCCGAGTTAAGTCAAAGCTTGCCGGCGGGCATGAACTATTCGATTCCCTTCAATACGGCTCCGTTCGTCAAGGTTTCCATCGAGAAGGTCATCCATACCCTCGTCGAGGCGATGGTGCTGGTCTTTCTGGTGATGTTGCTGTTCCTGCAGAAGATCCGTTACACGCTGATCCCTGCGCTGGTGGCGCCGATCGCGTTGCTGGGGACGTTCACGGTAATGCTGCTGGCGGGTTTCTCGATCAACGTCCTGACGATGTTCGGCATGGTGTTGGCGATTGGCATCATCGTCGATGACGCGATCGTGGTGGTCGAGAACGTCGAGCGCATCATGGCCAAGGAAAGGTTGTCGCCAAAGGACGCCACCATCAAGGCGATGAAGGAAATCACTGGCGCGGTGGTGGGCATCACGCTGGTACTGACGGTGGTGTTCATTCCCATGGCCTTTTCGAGTGGCTCGGTGGGCGCGATCTACAAGCAATTCGCGCTGGCGATGGGGGTCTCGATTCTGTTCTCGGCGTTTCTGGCCCTGACGTTGACGCCGGCACTGTGCGCGAGCCTTCTCAAGCCCATTGAGCCGGGGCACCACGACAAAGGCGGTTTCTTCGGCTGGTTCAACCAGGCGCTTGATCGTATGACCGGCCGTTACGAATCGCGTGTGGGGAGGCTGGTCGCCCGCAGCGGTCGGGTCATGCTGGTGTTTGTGGTCATCGCGGGCGTGCTGGTGTTCGCCTTCCGTCAGTTGCCTTCGGCTTTTCTGCCGGAAGAGGATCAAGGCTATTTCATGACCAGCATCCAGTTGCCCGCCAATGCCACAAGCGAGCGTACCCTGGACGTGGTCAAGGCGTATGAGTCGTACGTGATGTCGCGCCCTGCGGTGGACGGGAATATGTCGATTCTGGGCTTCGGGTTCTCGGGGTCCGGCGCGAATACGGCGTTGGCGTTCACCACCCTAAAGGACTGGGGACAGCGCGACGGCGCCACGGCGGCGGGCGAAGCGGAACTGGCGCAACAAGCCATGGGTGAACTGAACGAAGGGACGGTGATGAGCATGTTGCCGCCGGCCATCGATGAACTGGGCACCAAATCCGGTTTCACGATGTTCCTGCAGGACCGGCGCAACCAGGGGCCGGCGGCCCTCAAGGCTGCCGAGACGAAGCTTCTTGAACTGGCGGCGCACAGCAAGGCAGTCAGCGACGTCTATTCCGACGGGCTTCCCGAGGGAGCGAGCATTCGTCTTGATATCGATCGCCAGAAGGCCGAAGCGCTCGGCGTCTCGTTCGCGAACATCAGTGAAATTCTGTCGACCGCGATGGGGTCGTCCTACATCAACGATTTTCCGAATGAGGGCCGGATGCAGCAGGTGATTATGCAAGCGGATGCGGCCGCACGCATGCAGGTCGACGACGTGCTCAAGCTGCAGGTACGAAACAGCAGGGGAGACATGGTGCCCTTGTCAGAGATGGTCATGCCAGTGTGGGACGAAACGCCGCTGCAAATGGTGCGCTACCTGGGCTATCCCGCCGCCAGCATTTCCGGCAGTGCGGCGGCGGGCACCTCCACAGGGGAAGCGATGGCTGAAATGGAGCGTCTGGCCCAGCAACTGCCGCCCGGTTTCGCCGTGGCCTGGACGGGGCAGTCTCTTCAGGAACGGCAGTCCGCTGCCCAGGCGCCGATGCTGGTTGCGCTGTCGATCCTGGCGGTATTTCTGGTGTTGGCCGCTCTTTATGAGAGCTGGTCCATTCCGCTGTCGGTCATCCTGGTGGTGCCGCTGGGTCTGCTGGGGGCGGTGGTTGCCATGTTGCTGCGCGACCTGCCCAACGATGTCTTTTTCAAGGTCGGGATGGTCACCGTGATCGGCTTGTCCACCAAGAACGCGATCCTGATCGTGGAGTTCGCGAAACAGCTGCGTGAGCAAGGTAGTGGATTGATGGAAGCGGCGGTAGAGGCCGCCAGACTGCGCCTGCGCCCGATTCTCATGACCTCCCTCGCTTTCGGTCTTGGGGTGGTGCCGTTGATGGTTGCGTTTGGCGCCAGCGCCAAAACCCAACATGCAATAGGCACGGGCGTGTTCGGCGGCATGGTCAGCGGAACGCTGCTGGTGATCCTCTTTGTTCCGGTGTTCTTCGTGTTCGTGATGGGCCTTCAGGAACGCTTCAATGAGTGGCGTTCTTCCCGTCGCACCGGATCATTGCAACCCCATAATGACAAGGAACGTTGA
- a CDS encoding efflux transporter outer membrane subunit, with translation MRRLILPIVLALSGCSLTPELIEPAPPVPDAFPVASSENASVQASDIGWRTMFRDPRLQRLIELALHNNRDLRLATLNVESVQARYRIQHAAVLPSIEATGSGTRQRTAANGETTPAQSSIVTEQVGVNVGLSVFEVDLFGRVRALSQAALARYLASEEGRRAARISLVAAVADAYLTERLALEQRDLAERTLADWRQSLELARLLRQARQTGELEVVQAEGQVATAEADLEARNRAVRQARNALRLLVGAELPADLPEAMPLEGQPVMTQLPAGLPSDLLTRRPDIRQAEQLMVAANADIGAARAAFFPRISLTASLGYASPAMSGLFDGQHRVWSFSPQITQPLFQNGRLRAELRVSEVRKSSAVVEYERAIQIAFREVADGLAGRETFARQIDAQARVVGSAERRAELSNLRYRSGVESRLEWLDAQRQLYASRQTLLDLRRNEFSNAVALYKALGGGLSDEQSATSGASDGRRR, from the coding sequence ATGCGGCGCTTGATTCTTCCCATCGTGCTGGCTCTGTCGGGATGCTCACTGACACCGGAATTGATCGAACCGGCGCCACCCGTGCCGGACGCCTTTCCAGTGGCATCATCTGAAAACGCGTCCGTGCAAGCGAGCGATATCGGGTGGCGCACGATGTTCCGAGATCCGCGCTTGCAGCGCCTGATCGAGCTGGCATTGCACAATAACCGGGATTTGCGCCTGGCGACGCTGAACGTCGAGTCCGTACAGGCCCGGTACCGTATTCAGCACGCTGCCGTTTTGCCCAGCATTGAGGCTACCGGCAGCGGCACGCGCCAGCGTACTGCGGCCAATGGAGAAACGACGCCGGCTCAGTCATCCATTGTGACTGAACAGGTAGGCGTGAATGTCGGCTTGAGCGTATTCGAAGTCGACCTGTTCGGCCGGGTGCGGGCCCTGTCGCAAGCTGCCCTGGCGCGCTATCTAGCCAGCGAGGAGGGGCGTCGCGCGGCCCGTATTTCGCTGGTCGCGGCCGTCGCTGACGCCTATCTCACTGAACGACTGGCCCTGGAACAGCGCGACCTTGCCGAACGGACGCTGGCGGATTGGCGGCAATCGCTGGAACTGGCCCGCTTGCTCAGGCAGGCCCGGCAGACCGGTGAACTGGAAGTGGTGCAGGCGGAAGGCCAGGTAGCCACGGCGGAGGCGGATCTGGAAGCCCGAAATCGCGCGGTGAGGCAGGCTCGAAACGCCCTCCGGTTACTGGTCGGCGCGGAACTGCCGGCCGACCTGCCTGAAGCCATGCCACTGGAAGGCCAGCCGGTGATGACGCAGCTGCCCGCAGGACTGCCATCGGATCTGCTGACTCGCCGACCCGATATTCGGCAGGCGGAGCAACTGATGGTCGCAGCCAATGCCGACATCGGCGCGGCCCGCGCGGCGTTCTTCCCCCGTATATCGCTGACCGCATCGCTCGGCTATGCCAGCCCGGCCATGAGCGGTCTGTTCGATGGCCAGCATCGTGTCTGGAGTTTCTCGCCGCAGATCACTCAACCCTTGTTCCAGAATGGGCGGTTGCGTGCCGAGCTGCGAGTCTCCGAAGTGCGCAAGTCGAGTGCGGTTGTCGAGTATGAACGTGCCATCCAGATCGCATTCCGGGAAGTCGCCGACGGGCTGGCGGGACGAGAGACCTTTGCCCGTCAAATCGATGCACAAGCGCGAGTTGTCGGAAGCGCCGAACGGCGAGCTGAGCTATCCAATCTGCGTTACCGGTCAGGTGTCGAAAGTCGGCTCGAATGGCTGGATGCCCAACGCCAGCTATACGCGTCACGGCAGACACTGCTGGATTTGCGCCGCAACGAATTCAGCAATGCGGTGGCGTTATACAAGGCGCTTGGCGGCGGCCTGAGCGATGAACAGAGTGCGACGTCAGGCGCATCAGATGGGAGACGTCGATAG
- a CDS encoding efflux RND transporter periplasmic adaptor subunit has translation MKIRHLCRNFVFCAMLLAVLVGCGPAGQEVDSPPPRVSIVTIAPVSLELTEDLPARVAPFRLAEIRPQVSGIVQRRLFEQGEGVRAGQPLFEINPAPFRAEVETAEAALQKAEAELASARKHAARLEPLVRAEAISRQVYDDAVSKRQTAAADVAEARATLSRRRLDLEFSTVKSPIAGRIDQELVTEGALVASSDSKPMARVQQIDKVYVDIQRPASSLETLQDTLATHASLEKGLPVNILRSNGTPYDVTGRVLFSSINVDASTGGVLLRVIVDNPQHRLLPGMFVRARVPSASYANALTVPQQSVVRIGGKPYVWVVDAGDTVKMVAVQLGELTNGSYRVRSGLKEGQNVVVEGTARLSDGIRVNARDVKMSVSPSASAASSF, from the coding sequence ATGAAAATCCGACATTTATGCCGGAATTTTGTCTTCTGTGCCATGTTGCTGGCCGTTTTGGTCGGTTGCGGGCCTGCTGGGCAGGAAGTCGATTCACCTCCTCCCCGCGTCTCCATCGTCACGATAGCGCCTGTCAGCCTGGAGCTGACCGAGGACTTGCCGGCCCGGGTGGCACCCTTTCGCCTGGCGGAAATTCGCCCTCAGGTCAGCGGGATCGTTCAGCGCCGACTTTTTGAACAGGGGGAAGGCGTACGAGCCGGTCAGCCATTGTTCGAAATCAACCCGGCGCCGTTCCGTGCCGAGGTGGAAACCGCGGAAGCGGCCTTGCAGAAAGCCGAGGCCGAGCTGGCGAGTGCACGTAAGCACGCTGCCCGACTGGAGCCCCTTGTCAGGGCAGAGGCGATCAGCCGTCAGGTCTATGACGATGCCGTATCCAAACGTCAGACGGCAGCCGCTGACGTTGCCGAGGCGCGCGCCACGCTGTCGCGCCGCCGTCTCGACCTGGAATTCTCCACGGTGAAATCGCCCATTGCCGGGCGCATCGACCAGGAACTGGTCACGGAGGGTGCGCTTGTCGCCAGCAGCGATAGTAAGCCAATGGCCCGTGTACAGCAGATCGATAAGGTGTATGTCGATATTCAGCGCCCGGCTTCCTCGCTCGAAACGCTACAAGACACGCTAGCGACGCACGCCTCCCTCGAAAAAGGGCTACCGGTCAACATCTTGCGTAGCAATGGCACGCCCTACGATGTCACCGGACGCGTTCTCTTTTCGAGTATCAACGTGGATGCCAGTACGGGAGGTGTCTTGCTGCGTGTGATTGTGGACAACCCGCAGCATCGTCTTCTCCCCGGTATGTTCGTGCGCGCCCGGGTGCCCTCTGCAAGCTATGCCAATGCGTTGACGGTGCCGCAACAGTCCGTGGTGCGGATCGGGGGGAAGCCCTACGTTTGGGTGGTCGATGCCGGCGATACGGTGAAAATGGTGGCGGTGCAACTTGGGGAGTTGACGAATGGGAGCTATCGGGTTCGGTCGGGACTGAAAGAAGGGCAAAACGTCGTGGTCGAGGGGACGGCGCGTCTTTCCGACGGCATCCGTGTCAACGCCCGCGACGTGAAGATGTCCGTGTCACCGAGTGCCTCGGCGGCATCCTCTTTCTGA